One window of Bos javanicus breed banteng chromosome 1, ARS-OSU_banteng_1.0, whole genome shotgun sequence genomic DNA carries:
- the TTC14 gene encoding tetratricopeptide repeat protein 14, producing MDRDLLRQSLNFHGPSLLSLLRSEQQDNPHFRSLLGSVADPARGPPGQQQLPGRKERRVDNIEIQKFISKKADLLFALSWKSDAPTTAEVSEDNDDYYAVMPPLEQFMDIPTMDRRELFFRDIERGDIVIGRISSIREFGFFMVLICLGSGIMRDISHLEITALCPLRDVPSISNHGDPLSYYQTGDIIRAGIKDIDRYHEKLAVSLYSSSLPPHLSGIKLGVISSEELPLYYRKSVELNSNSLESYENIMQSSLGFVNPGVVEFLLGKLGIDESNPPSLMRGLQSKNFSEEDFASALRKKQSASWALKCVKIGVDYFKVGRHVDAMNEYNKALEIDKQNVEALVARGALYATKGSLNKAIEDFELALENCPTHRNARKYLCQTLVERGGQLEEEEKFLNAESYYKKALALDETFKDAEDALQKLHVYMQKSLELREKQAEKEEKQKTKKIETSAEKLRKLLKEEKRLKKKRRKSTTSSSVSSADESVSSSSSSSSSGHKRHKKHKRNRSESSRSSKRHSAKASSNQIDQNKKDECFPVPANTSASFLNQKQEVEKLLEKQDRLPYQKKQVKEKDKCSFSSSSVEMPDDFGGRSEDPRDFYDSYKTQAGSSRTEKPYKSERHFSSRRDSSDSFYRNSEDKVKMYGYRRFEKDTEGRKEHYRKWEPGSTRHATSPASSDYSWKSGEKYKKSTYSGSRDLSRHEQRYQLNKNQGEYEREGNYEEDIKTEIPGEGLNSKEHSEGGVKKNLPQNLLNIFNQIAAFEKEKGNKPKN from the exons ATGGATCGAGACCTCTTGCGGCAGTCACTAAATTTCCACGGCCCGTCTTTGCTGTCGCTGCTCCGGAGCGAACAGCAGGACAACCCGCACTTCCGGAGCCTCCTGGGGTCGGTGGCCGACCCTGCCCGGGGCCCGCCGGGCCAGCAGCAGTTACCGGGCAG aaaagagaggAGAGTTGACAACATTGAAATACAAAAATTCATTTCCAAAAAAGCGGATCTGCTTTTTGCACTTTCCTGGAAATCAGATGCACCTACAACTGCTGAAGTTAGTGAAGACAATGATG attattatgCAGTCATGCCACCGTTAGAGCAATTCATGGATATACCTACTATGGACCGGAGAGAGCTGTTTTTTCGAGATATTGAGCGTGGTGATATAGTGATTGGAAGAATTAGTTCCATTCGGGAATTTGGGTTTTTCATGGTGTTGATTTGTTTAGGCAGTGGCATTATGAGAGATATATCCCACTTAGAAATCACA GCTCTATGTCCGCTAAGAGACGTGCCTTCAATCAGTAACCATGGGGATCCTTTATCATATTACCAAACTGGTGACATCATTCGAG ctggaatcaaggatATTGACAGATACCATGAAAAGCTTGCAGTGTCTCTATATAGCTCATCTCTTCCACCACACCTATCTGGTATTAAATTAGGTGTGATTAGTTCTGAAGAACTTCCTTTGTACTACAG gaaaagCGTTGAACTAAATAGCAATTCTTTGGAATCCTATGAGAATATCATGCAGAGTTCTTTGGGATTTGTTAATCCAGGAGTAGTTGAATTCCTTTTAGGAAAACTAGGAATAGATGAATCTAATCCGCCATCTTTAATGAGAGGCCTTCAAAG caAAAATTTCTCTGAGGAGGATTTTGCTTCTGCGTTAAGAAAGAAGCAGTCTGCATCATGGGCTTTAAAATG tgtgAAGATTGGAGTTGATTATTTTAAGGTTGGACGCCATGTGGATGCTATGAATGAATACAATAAGGCTCTGGAAATAGACAAACAAAATGTGGAAGCTTTGGTAGCTCGTGGAGCATT ATATGCAACAAAAGGAAGTCTAAACAAAGCAATAGAAGATTTTGAACTTGCACTGGAAAACTGTCCAACTCacagaaatgcaagaaaataCCTCTGCCAGACACTTGTAGAAAGAGGAGGGCA gttagaagaagaagaaaagtttttaaatgctgaaagTTATTATAAGAAAGCTTTGGCTTTGGatgaaactttcaaagatgcagagGATGCTTTGCAGAAGCTTCATGTATATATGCAG AAATCTTTGGAATTAAGAGAAAAACaagctgaaaaggaagaaaagcagaaaacaaagaaaatagaaacaagtgCAGAAAAGTTGCGTAAGctcttaaaagaggaaaaaag gctaaagaaaaaaagaagaaaatcaacaaCTTCTTCGAGTGTCTCTTCTGCTGATGAATCAGTTTCTTCTTCATCATCCTCTTCATCTTCTGGTCACAAAAGGCATAAGAAACATAAGAGGAACCGCTCAGAGTCTTCTCGAAGTTCTAAAAGGCATTCAGCTAAGGCATCCTCAAATCAGATAGATCAGAATAAGAAAGATGAGTGCTTCCCAGTTCCAGCTAATACGTCAGCATCTTTTCTTAACCAAAAACAAGAAGTGGAAAAACTATTGGAAAAGCAGGATAGGTTACCATATCAAAAGAAACaggtaaaagaaaaagataaatgttctTTCTCATCATCTTCTGTTGAAATGCCGGATGATTTTGGAGGTAGGTCTGAAGATCCAAGAGATTTTTATGATAGCTATAAAACTCAGGCAGGTAGTAGCAGAACAGAAAAGCCATATAAATCAGAAAGACATTTTTCCAGTAGAAGAGATTCCTCAGATTCTTTTTATAGGAATTCAGAGGATAAGGTAAAAATGTATGGTTATAGAAGATTTGAAAAAgatacagaaggaagaaaagagcacTATAGAAAGTGGGAGCCAGGTTCCACGAGACATGCTACTTCACCAGCAAGCTCAGACTACTCTTGGAAGTCaggagaaaaatataagaaatccaCTTACTCTGGATCACGTGATCTAAGTAGACATGAGCAAAGatatcaattaaataaaaatcaaggaGAATATGAAAGAGAGGGTAATTACGAGGAGGATATTAAAACAGAGATTCCGGGAGAGGGGCTCAATAGCAAAGAGCATTCAGAAGgtggagttaaaaaaaatttacctcaAAATTTACTCAATATATTTAATCAGATAGCtgcatttgagaaagaaaaaggaaataagccAAAAAACTAA